In Streptomyces dangxiongensis, one DNA window encodes the following:
- a CDS encoding amidohydrolase family protein — protein sequence MAAAGPVHEALAALPLVDHHCHGAVTADLDAGDFESLLTEGDTWPGVSTFDSPVGVAVRRHCAPLLDLPRHAPPADYLARRARLGWQEVNRRFLTASGTGVFCVDTGYAPHPVTTPAELAAAAGATACEVVRLEQLAEAVAARGVRAGEYAAVLRATAEEAVRRPGVVAVKSIAAYRTGFALDPERPADTEVTRAAGRWLAGGGRLTDPVLVRHLLWTAVDLGLPLQLHTGFGDADVRLHRADPALLADWLHRTAGTIPVLLLHCWPYQRQAAWLAAVFEQVYLDVGLALHHTGPARCRAVLEEALEITPFRKLLYSSDAYGVAEFHHLGALCFRQGLAGLLQDRVDADELSLADALRIAAWTGRDNARRLYGPPVSEPARDPSGRPTRKV from the coding sequence ATGGCCGCAGCGGGACCGGTCCACGAGGCCCTCGCCGCGCTGCCGCTGGTGGACCACCACTGCCACGGCGCGGTGACGGCCGATCTGGACGCCGGGGACTTCGAGTCGCTGCTCACCGAGGGAGACACCTGGCCCGGCGTCTCGACCTTCGACAGCCCCGTCGGCGTGGCCGTCCGCCGCCACTGCGCACCCCTGCTGGACCTGCCCCGGCACGCGCCGCCCGCCGACTACCTGGCCCGGCGCGCACGACTGGGCTGGCAGGAGGTGAACCGGCGCTTCCTGACGGCGTCCGGGACCGGGGTGTTCTGCGTGGACACCGGCTACGCCCCGCACCCGGTCACCACCCCCGCCGAGCTGGCCGCGGCGGCCGGCGCCACCGCCTGCGAGGTCGTACGGCTGGAACAGCTCGCCGAAGCGGTGGCCGCGCGGGGCGTGCGGGCCGGGGAGTACGCGGCCGTGCTGCGCGCCACCGCCGAGGAGGCCGTGCGCCGGCCGGGCGTGGTGGCGGTGAAGTCCATCGCCGCGTACCGCACCGGCTTCGCCCTGGACCCGGAGCGCCCGGCGGACACCGAGGTCACGCGGGCGGCCGGGCGCTGGCTCGCGGGCGGCGGCCGGCTCACCGACCCGGTGCTGGTCCGGCACCTGCTGTGGACCGCCGTCGACCTGGGGCTGCCGCTCCAACTGCACACCGGTTTCGGCGACGCGGACGTACGGCTGCACCGCGCCGACCCCGCACTCCTCGCCGACTGGCTGCACCGGACCGCCGGCACGATCCCGGTGCTGCTGCTGCACTGCTGGCCGTACCAGCGCCAAGCCGCCTGGCTGGCCGCGGTGTTCGAGCAGGTGTACCTGGACGTCGGCCTCGCCCTGCACCACACCGGCCCGGCCCGCTGCCGGGCCGTGCTGGAGGAGGCGCTGGAGATCACGCCGTTCCGCAAGCTCCTGTACAGCTCGGACGCCTACGGTGTGGCCGAGTTCCACCACCTGGGCGCCCTGTGTTTCCGGCAGGGGCTCGCCGGTCTGCTCCAGGACCGTGTGGACGCCGACGAACTGAGCCTGGCCGACGCCCTGCGCATCGCGGCCTGGACGGGCCGCGACAACGCCCGCCGGCTGTACGGACCGCCCGTATCCGAACCGGCCCGCGATCCCAGCGGGCGCCCCACCCGGAAAGTATGA
- a CDS encoding NUDIX hydrolase family protein, producing the protein MTETTPGWLTSDELEMARARMPILYVEAVPVRVDDSGEVTSIGLLLRIGQDGTVSRALVSGRVLHHERVRDALLRHLEKDLGPVALPRVPASLQPFTVAEYFPTAGMTPYHDPRQHAVSLAYVVPVTGDCRPRQDALDLVWFSPQEAASPAVQNEMPGGHGALLKQALAHVGVVS; encoded by the coding sequence ATGACCGAAACCACGCCCGGCTGGCTCACCTCGGACGAGCTGGAGATGGCCAGGGCCCGGATGCCGATCCTGTACGTCGAGGCCGTGCCCGTGCGCGTCGACGACAGCGGTGAAGTCACCAGCATCGGGCTGCTGCTGCGCATCGGCCAGGACGGAACGGTCAGCCGGGCCCTGGTCTCCGGCCGCGTCCTGCACCACGAGCGGGTACGCGACGCGCTGTTGCGCCATCTGGAGAAGGACCTCGGCCCGGTTGCCCTCCCCCGCGTCCCGGCCTCGCTCCAGCCCTTCACCGTCGCCGAGTACTTCCCGACGGCCGGCATGACCCCGTACCACGACCCGCGCCAGCACGCGGTCTCCCTGGCCTACGTCGTCCCCGTGACCGGTGACTGCCGGCCCCGCCAGGACGCGCTGGACCTCGTCTGGTTCAGCCCCCAGGAGGCCGCCTCGCCGGCGGTGCAGAACGAGATGCCGGGCGGGCACGGGGCCCTGCTGAAGCAGGCGCTCGCCCATGTCGGTGTCGTGTCCTGA
- a CDS encoding nitroreductase family protein, which translates to MDVMTAVLTRRSEHHLVEPAPQDEEFAYLLRAAATAPDHGRLRPWRWILVRDEGRVALGRCFAEGCAGSGARRDEMEAKAPRAPLLATLVFSPVRDDTGHGGPVPEWEQLAATSAMTSSLILLLHARGFGSVWRTDSFTESGPVRRILGLRREERLLGWLYIGTPQRVGPSKRRVPEDVTDRISVFAPELMGT; encoded by the coding sequence ATGGATGTCATGACGGCCGTGCTGACCCGCCGCAGCGAACATCACCTGGTCGAACCCGCTCCGCAGGACGAAGAGTTCGCGTATCTCCTGCGTGCGGCCGCCACAGCGCCCGACCACGGCAGGCTCCGGCCATGGCGGTGGATCCTGGTACGCGACGAAGGCCGCGTCGCCCTGGGGCGCTGCTTCGCCGAGGGGTGTGCGGGGTCCGGGGCGCGACGGGACGAGATGGAGGCCAAGGCCCCCAGAGCACCCCTTCTCGCCACGCTGGTGTTCTCGCCCGTGCGGGACGACACCGGTCACGGCGGTCCCGTCCCGGAATGGGAACAGCTCGCCGCGACCAGCGCCATGACCAGCTCCTTGATACTGCTGCTGCACGCCCGTGGGTTCGGCAGTGTCTGGCGCACCGACAGTTTCACCGAGTCCGGACCGGTGCGCCGGATCCTGGGCCTGCGCCGGGAGGAACGCCTGCTGGGCTGGCTGTACATCGGCACGCCGCAGCGGGTCGGGCCGTCGAAGCGGCGGGTGCCCGAGGACGTCACCGACCGGATCTCCGTCTTCGCCCCCGAACTGATGGGCACGTAG
- a CDS encoding aminotransferase class V-fold PLP-dependent enzyme, with protein MSLSRRKILAGSGIAASSLALGAAGSGDAAAATKGAAPQPFVPHDWKSVRAQFLLSPDLAHLSNFFFASNPAPVRAAIAKYRKAFDENPYSSLEDNMFARDEDMLWRKVCAAAAEYVGGQPDEIALTSSTTMGLALIYNGLRLKPGQEVLTTTHEFYPHHESIRLAAAKWGASMRKIPLYESSLNFSPDEAIARIGAAVRPRTRVVGVTWVHSGTGVRLPIAEVAAAIKDLNRNRDEADRILLVVDGVHGFGMVDEDVAKMGCDFFSAGTHKWILGPHGTGIIWAKPENWALLQPTIPSLMAGETLDAWRQGRPPAGPTRAAWVSPGGFFAYEHQWATVEAFRFHRQIGRKRVQDRIAGLNSQIKEGLARMNHVTLHTPLDPQLSAGIVCFDVRGYKPEDVVRILRDNRVIASSTPYAVPHVRLSAGIVNFPEDIDRALKVIRSLA; from the coding sequence GTGTCTCTTTCGCGTCGCAAGATACTGGCCGGCTCCGGCATCGCGGCTTCCTCGCTGGCCCTGGGGGCAGCGGGGAGCGGGGATGCCGCCGCCGCGACGAAGGGCGCCGCGCCCCAGCCCTTCGTGCCGCACGACTGGAAGTCCGTCCGTGCGCAGTTCCTGCTCTCGCCCGACCTCGCCCATCTGTCGAATTTCTTCTTCGCCTCGAACCCGGCCCCCGTCCGCGCCGCGATCGCGAAATACCGGAAGGCGTTCGACGAGAATCCGTACAGTTCCCTCGAGGACAACATGTTCGCGCGCGACGAGGACATGCTGTGGCGCAAGGTGTGCGCCGCCGCCGCCGAGTACGTCGGCGGGCAGCCGGACGAGATCGCCCTGACCAGCAGCACCACGATGGGGCTCGCCCTCATCTACAACGGCCTCCGGCTGAAGCCCGGTCAGGAGGTTCTGACCACCACGCACGAGTTCTACCCGCACCACGAATCCATTCGTCTGGCCGCCGCCAAGTGGGGCGCGAGCATGCGCAAGATCCCGCTCTACGAATCGTCGCTGAACTTCTCCCCGGACGAGGCCATCGCGCGGATAGGTGCCGCCGTGCGCCCCCGGACCCGGGTCGTCGGCGTCACCTGGGTCCATTCCGGCACCGGCGTGCGGCTGCCGATAGCCGAGGTCGCGGCCGCCATCAAGGACCTGAACCGCAACCGCGACGAAGCGGATCGCATCCTTCTGGTGGTGGACGGCGTCCACGGCTTCGGCATGGTGGACGAGGACGTCGCTAAGATGGGCTGTGATTTCTTCTCCGCGGGAACGCACAAGTGGATCCTCGGACCGCACGGGACCGGAATCATCTGGGCCAAGCCGGAGAACTGGGCGCTTCTCCAGCCGACGATCCCCAGCCTGATGGCCGGCGAGACGCTCGACGCCTGGCGGCAGGGCCGCCCACCCGCCGGCCCGACCCGGGCCGCGTGGGTCAGCCCGGGAGGCTTCTTCGCCTACGAGCACCAGTGGGCCACCGTCGAAGCCTTCCGCTTCCACCGGCAGATCGGACGCAAGCGGGTCCAGGACCGCATCGCCGGGCTGAACAGCCAGATCAAGGAAGGTCTGGCCCGCATGAACCACGTCACGCTGCACACGCCGCTCGACCCCCAACTGTCCGCGGGCATCGTCTGCTTCGACGTACGGGGCTACAAGCCCGAGGACGTGGTGCGGATCCTGCGCGACAACCGGGTCATCGCCAGCAGCACGCCGTACGCGGTTCCGCACGTGCGCCTGTCGGCCGGAATCGTCAACTTCCCGGAGGACATCGACAGGGCGCTGAAGGTCATACGGTCCCTGGCCTGA
- a CDS encoding DUF885 domain-containing protein, producing the protein MTTALNALADRYMDEMAALDPCLAAVMGIAGQEERLTDFGPRAARARAELARRTLRAVDGTPVAGETERVAAAVLRERLATEVALADADAYGTLLDTIDGPVQRVRQAVALLDQGGDTAWETLLARLRAVPATLAGLRESLEEARRGGRVAPYRQVVRNARDCRDMRSYLAGLPAGHGDGGLRGALEEAAAAANEALTAFAAYLSRQLAADAPRLDAVGEDRYRLGVREFLGTRLDLADTYAWGWDELARVRRDMTSAAEQLAPGEPVPAVLAALDSDPRYQVTGAAAFRDWLQELADGAIADLDGTHFAIPEPLLRIDCRVAPSDGPAFYLAPSEDLSRPGAVWWPLTDRDTPIPTWTVPSTMFHEGVPGHHLQLGVTTLNTGTLNRFQRLSCELHPGHCEGWGLYAERLMDELGYFADPAHRLGMLAGGQQLRAARVVLDIGLHLRLRIPAGTGFHEGERWTPRLGREFLAEYCGLGPPGFVDFEIDRYLGRPGQALAYKLGEKVWLQARDAARRRDGPAFDLKRFHQHALDLGPMGLDLLRAELTR; encoded by the coding sequence ATGACGACCGCCCTGAACGCTCTCGCGGACCGGTACATGGACGAGATGGCCGCGCTCGATCCGTGCCTGGCCGCGGTGATGGGCATCGCCGGGCAGGAGGAGCGGCTGACCGACTTCGGCCCGCGGGCGGCGCGGGCGCGGGCGGAGCTGGCACGTCGCACCCTGCGGGCGGTCGACGGCACGCCGGTCGCGGGGGAGACGGAGCGCGTCGCGGCGGCGGTACTGCGTGAGCGGCTCGCCACGGAGGTGGCGCTGGCCGACGCCGACGCCTACGGCACCCTGCTGGACACCATCGACGGGCCCGTCCAGCGGGTGCGGCAGGCGGTGGCGCTGCTGGATCAGGGCGGCGACACCGCGTGGGAGACGTTGCTGGCTCGGCTGCGGGCCGTCCCGGCAACGCTGGCGGGGCTGCGCGAGAGCCTGGAGGAGGCGCGGCGCGGCGGCCGGGTCGCACCGTACCGGCAGGTGGTCCGCAACGCCCGGGACTGCCGGGACATGCGGTCGTACCTGGCGGGGCTGCCCGCCGGGCACGGCGACGGCGGGTTGCGCGGCGCTCTGGAGGAGGCCGCGGCGGCCGCGAACGAGGCGTTGACGGCGTTCGCGGCGTACCTGTCGCGGCAGCTCGCGGCGGACGCACCGCGGCTGGACGCGGTGGGCGAGGACCGCTACCGGCTGGGGGTGCGGGAGTTCCTCGGCACCCGGCTGGATCTGGCGGACACCTACGCCTGGGGCTGGGACGAACTGGCCCGGGTACGGCGGGATATGACGAGTGCGGCCGAACAACTCGCGCCCGGCGAACCGGTGCCGGCGGTGCTCGCGGCGCTCGACAGCGACCCGCGGTACCAGGTGACGGGCGCGGCGGCGTTCCGCGACTGGCTCCAGGAGCTGGCCGACGGCGCCATCGCCGACCTCGACGGGACACACTTCGCCATCCCCGAGCCGCTGCTGCGGATCGACTGCCGGGTCGCCCCCTCCGACGGGCCCGCCTTCTATCTGGCGCCCAGCGAGGACCTGTCGCGCCCCGGGGCGGTCTGGTGGCCGCTCACCGACCGGGACACACCCATCCCGACGTGGACGGTGCCGAGCACGATGTTCCACGAGGGCGTCCCGGGCCATCATCTGCAGCTCGGCGTGACGACCCTCAACACCGGCACCCTCAACCGGTTCCAGCGGCTGTCGTGCGAGCTGCACCCGGGACACTGCGAAGGGTGGGGCCTGTACGCCGAGCGGCTGATGGACGAGCTGGGGTACTTCGCCGACCCGGCACACCGGCTGGGGATGCTGGCCGGCGGGCAGCAGCTACGCGCGGCGCGGGTCGTGCTGGACATCGGGCTGCACCTGCGGCTGCGCATCCCCGCGGGCACCGGGTTCCACGAGGGGGAGCGGTGGACGCCGCGGCTGGGCCGCGAGTTCCTCGCCGAGTACTGCGGGCTGGGTCCGCCGGGGTTCGTCGACTTCGAGATCGACCGGTACCTGGGGCGCCCCGGGCAGGCCCTCGCCTACAAGCTGGGGGAGAAGGTGTGGCTCCAGGCGCGGGACGCGGCACGCCGCCGCGACGGGCCCGCGTTCGACCTCAAGCGGTTCCACCAGCACGCCCTGGACCTCGGACCGATGGGCCTGGACCTGCTGCGCGCCGAACTGACCCGCTAG
- a CDS encoding EamA family transporter, translating into MKKQHILIAVAITAIWGLNFSIIKIGLESVDPLILAGIRFALSALPAVFFLKRPQVPWRYTIGYGLVFGVGLWGVVNLGIKAGLSSGIASLVLQFSAFLTIVLGAVVFRESLSRFQYLGIAVALVGLFSITFVTDGTVTLAGVALVLLGAVSWSVANVILKKAAPKETLAFMVWSSLFSPLPLFLLDLVVNGTKGYAELPHQIGWAAVLSILFQAYPNTVLGYAVWNWLLREYPVSTVAPLSLLVPIFGVLGSVLIFDESLPPLKLVAGALVVAGLVIGLYGKRLAGSGTAVRLPSPSRSR; encoded by the coding sequence ATGAAGAAACAGCACATCCTGATCGCGGTGGCCATCACCGCGATCTGGGGCCTCAACTTCTCGATCATCAAGATCGGGCTCGAGAGCGTCGACCCGCTCATCCTGGCCGGGATCAGGTTCGCGCTCAGCGCGCTGCCCGCGGTCTTCTTCCTGAAGCGGCCGCAGGTGCCGTGGCGGTACACCATCGGCTACGGGCTGGTGTTCGGCGTCGGCCTGTGGGGTGTGGTGAACCTGGGCATCAAGGCCGGGCTGTCCTCGGGGATCGCGTCCCTGGTGCTCCAGTTCAGCGCGTTCCTGACGATCGTGCTCGGAGCCGTGGTGTTCCGCGAGTCGCTGTCGCGGTTCCAGTACCTGGGGATCGCGGTCGCGCTGGTCGGCCTGTTCTCGATCACGTTCGTCACCGACGGCACGGTGACGCTCGCCGGTGTCGCGCTGGTGCTGCTCGGCGCGGTCTCGTGGAGCGTCGCCAACGTGATCCTGAAGAAGGCCGCGCCCAAGGAGACGCTGGCGTTCATGGTCTGGTCCAGCCTGTTCTCCCCGCTCCCGCTCTTCCTGCTGGACCTGGTCGTGAACGGCACCAAGGGCTATGCCGAGCTGCCGCACCAGATCGGCTGGGCCGCGGTCCTGTCCATCCTCTTCCAGGCGTACCCGAACACCGTTCTCGGCTACGCCGTCTGGAACTGGCTGCTCCGCGAGTACCCGGTGTCCACCGTCGCGCCGCTCTCCCTGCTCGTCCCGATCTTCGGCGTACTGGGCTCCGTGCTGATCTTCGACGAGTCGCTGCCGCCGCTCAAGCTGGTGGCCGGAGCACTGGTCGTCGCCGGCCTGGTCATCGGGCTGTACGGCAAACGGCTGGCGGGGTCCGGGACCGCCGTCCGGCTACCGTCGCCGAGCCGCTCCCGATGA
- a CDS encoding ATP-grasp domain-containing protein: MKILILHRVPYFKIEYHRGISHDRHEVTYLGTDQALATLPPGLRCERVSRPGTRPAFEEARDWLAQQPRDFDRVISMSEYELLDAARLREHLGVPGAPVDQVALARDKVLMKQAVGEAGLRVPRFVPLPRFLEPDGSVPWHGRTVIKPHRGASSEDVLVFDTPRQAAAAVTEGRTGVALLDDGSGLEDFEAEEFVAGPIRHYDGLVQGGEVLVLSASEYVGTCLQYAQGLPMGSFQIPFSAETRTWVSRALAAVRIEDGSFHLEAIVHEGRLVFLEVGNRVGGADVVATVELATGVHLPSYELRVLLGEPVAGMLPEPPAHQRRYGWFVHPGHHLAGQEFRGLDGALAFRAGPRVVAWNELPSGAPLPDHITYQAGETVLAGIVTSDTSEETRDWIVDLFGSVSVRTRPAALTTAKQVLA; the protein is encoded by the coding sequence ATGAAGATCCTCATCCTGCACCGCGTGCCCTACTTCAAGATCGAGTACCACCGGGGGATCTCCCACGACCGGCACGAGGTCACCTACCTCGGAACCGACCAGGCGCTGGCCACCCTGCCGCCCGGCCTGCGCTGCGAGCGCGTGAGCCGGCCGGGCACGCGCCCGGCCTTCGAGGAAGCCCGGGACTGGCTGGCACAGCAACCCCGCGACTTCGACCGGGTCATCTCCATGTCGGAGTACGAACTGCTCGACGCCGCCCGGCTGCGCGAGCACCTGGGCGTCCCCGGCGCGCCGGTGGACCAGGTCGCGCTCGCCCGCGACAAGGTCCTGATGAAGCAGGCGGTCGGGGAGGCCGGTCTCCGCGTGCCGCGCTTCGTCCCGTTGCCGCGCTTCCTCGAACCGGACGGCTCGGTGCCCTGGCACGGCCGGACCGTCATCAAGCCGCACCGCGGCGCGTCCAGCGAGGACGTGCTCGTGTTCGACACCCCGCGTCAGGCCGCCGCGGCGGTCACCGAGGGCCGGACCGGGGTCGCCCTCCTCGACGACGGGAGCGGCCTGGAGGACTTCGAGGCGGAGGAGTTCGTCGCCGGGCCCATCAGGCACTACGACGGTCTGGTGCAGGGCGGCGAGGTCCTGGTCCTCAGCGCGAGCGAGTACGTGGGCACCTGCCTGCAGTACGCGCAGGGCCTGCCGATGGGATCGTTCCAGATCCCCTTCTCCGCGGAGACGCGAACCTGGGTGTCGCGTGCCCTGGCCGCCGTACGGATCGAGGACGGCAGCTTCCATCTCGAGGCGATCGTCCACGAGGGGCGGCTGGTGTTCCTGGAGGTCGGCAACCGGGTCGGGGGAGCCGATGTGGTGGCGACCGTCGAGCTGGCCACCGGCGTCCACCTGCCCTCGTACGAGCTGCGCGTCCTGCTCGGCGAGCCCGTGGCCGGCATGCTCCCCGAGCCGCCGGCCCACCAGCGCCGGTACGGCTGGTTCGTCCACCCCGGCCACCACCTGGCCGGCCAGGAGTTCCGGGGCCTCGACGGGGCCCTGGCGTTCCGGGCCGGCCCGCGCGTGGTCGCCTGGAACGAACTGCCGTCCGGCGCGCCACTGCCCGACCACATCACCTACCAGGCCGGAGAGACGGTCCTCGCCGGGATCGTCACGAGCGACACCTCCGAGGAGACCCGGGACTGGATCGTCGACCTGTTCGGCTCCGTCTCGGTCCGCACCCGCCCGGCCGCCCTCACGACAGCGAAACAGGTTCTGGCATGA
- a CDS encoding ATP-grasp domain-containing protein, whose protein sequence is MTRPILLIVDYNLSRIDEVRHLRDHAHARHGATVVLIRAAPTEADDSIADEVIDLDPLRDDFAEIGEKLLGDRRERIRAGIVFSDNAVRSGAELLERLGVPVDSPRLAEGAFSKYRYRLGEARVADLLTAQRIMVPAFAEIASLDQLRDFARAHPDGFVVKPAAEGNNRGVVVVRPGDDLTAAFAEVLPYLEGGVICEEFIPYRREYSYDGLGSLAFLTEKISARGRYPVEIAQVLPAGVDEHERATLERAGRQANWLVGQCDGPFHNEIKLSDDGLCAAIVEPNRRPGGMKIWSLARWVYGIDLHHRWVDTAFGTAADAGRLVPGCSAATVMLGVGSDRSFSPDDVAAGAEPFADAVRATAERFGLTDGELTVTEFSWLSPERRHLHAVARDNADFTAQGCIVLRGDRADIRTVVHALREAWSDALDRALALPAPVRKAR, encoded by the coding sequence ATGACCAGGCCGATCCTCCTCATCGTCGACTACAACCTGAGCCGGATCGACGAGGTCCGCCACCTGCGGGACCACGCGCACGCACGCCACGGCGCGACCGTGGTCCTGATCCGCGCCGCTCCCACCGAGGCCGACGACTCCATCGCCGACGAGGTGATCGACCTCGACCCGCTGCGCGACGACTTCGCCGAGATCGGCGAGAAGCTGCTCGGTGACCGGCGCGAGCGGATCAGGGCGGGCATCGTCTTCTCCGACAACGCCGTGCGCAGCGGGGCCGAGCTGCTGGAGCGGCTGGGCGTCCCGGTCGACTCACCCCGACTGGCCGAGGGCGCCTTCTCCAAGTACCGCTACCGGCTCGGTGAGGCACGCGTGGCCGACCTGCTGACGGCGCAGCGCATCATGGTGCCCGCCTTCGCCGAGATCGCCTCGCTCGACCAACTGAGGGACTTCGCGCGCGCGCACCCCGACGGCTTCGTCGTCAAACCCGCCGCGGAGGGCAACAACCGGGGCGTCGTCGTCGTCCGCCCCGGCGACGACCTGACGGCGGCGTTCGCCGAGGTGCTCCCCTACCTGGAGGGCGGGGTCATCTGCGAGGAGTTCATCCCGTACCGGCGCGAGTACTCGTACGACGGGCTGGGCTCGCTGGCGTTCCTCACCGAGAAGATCAGCGCGCGCGGCCGGTACCCCGTCGAGATCGCGCAGGTGCTGCCCGCCGGGGTGGACGAGCACGAGCGCGCGACGCTGGAGCGGGCGGGACGGCAGGCGAACTGGCTGGTGGGCCAGTGCGACGGCCCGTTCCACAACGAGATCAAGCTGAGCGACGACGGGCTGTGCGCCGCGATCGTGGAGCCGAACCGGCGGCCGGGCGGGATGAAGATCTGGTCGCTGGCCCGCTGGGTCTACGGCATCGACCTGCACCACCGCTGGGTCGACACGGCGTTCGGCACGGCTGCCGACGCGGGGCGGCTGGTGCCCGGCTGCTCGGCGGCGACGGTGATGCTCGGCGTCGGCAGCGACCGCTCGTTCTCCCCGGACGACGTCGCCGCCGGCGCGGAGCCGTTCGCGGACGCCGTCCGGGCCACCGCCGAACGGTTCGGCCTGACCGACGGCGAGCTGACCGTCACGGAGTTCTCCTGGCTGTCGCCCGAGCGCCGCCACCTGCATGCCGTCGCCCGCGACAACGCGGACTTCACGGCACAGGGCTGCATCGTGCTGCGCGGCGACCGCGCCGACATCCGCACCGTCGTCCACGCGCTGCGGGAGGCCTGGTCGGACGCCCTGGACCGGGCCCTCGCCCTCCCCGCTCCCGTCAGGAAGGCCCGATGA
- a CDS encoding ATP-grasp domain-containing protein, with translation MENARGVLLLSHVGFSFMEDLVGTVTARGLKAYVLSSLPEPQHQESRPRALADLADDVRTTAGHVLTPRDIEDYLDHLEAAGASVLCCLTVWEGYRHLMALANARLGVPDLDEKQVLQLRDKLTLRNRLADAGLSRGRASALTPETLAARRREDGRYFVKPVSGIASFGTFPLTPDTTWADLERIAAEAHSDTVYASAFTTDPGLGAPAGQGPHPRTAADNGAKQDAPAGDHVGLGVDFLVEDYVPGQEFSFEVIVVGDEPHVVAVHEKCEVTEAAGTVLENACVSPPTSLSQEETAAGIRWVASVLDVLGLGWGCFHVEARHAPSGWDLIEVNPRVGGSLISPSVAALTGGPGLLDLWLDSLLTARRPAGFLKTLKGLSFEADGTTQCANATFFRVFFADPGTIREVGPNDDLPLQPVMSHVLLKPGDVVESSSREVFLGQVLWRMDRADREAVLPELVPASERAIEIVYGTECG, from the coding sequence ATGGAAAACGCCAGGGGAGTGCTGCTGCTCAGCCATGTGGGGTTCTCGTTCATGGAGGACCTCGTCGGCACGGTCACGGCGCGGGGGCTGAAGGCCTACGTGCTCAGCTCGCTGCCGGAGCCACAGCACCAGGAATCCAGGCCACGAGCGCTGGCGGACCTCGCCGACGACGTCCGGACGACCGCCGGGCACGTGCTGACCCCGCGCGACATAGAGGACTACCTCGACCACCTGGAGGCCGCGGGCGCGTCGGTGCTGTGCTGCCTCACCGTCTGGGAGGGCTACCGGCACCTGATGGCGCTGGCCAACGCCCGTCTCGGGGTGCCGGACCTGGACGAGAAGCAGGTCCTGCAACTGCGCGACAAGCTGACGCTGCGCAACCGCCTCGCCGACGCCGGCCTCAGCCGGGGCCGGGCGTCCGCGCTCACCCCCGAGACGCTCGCCGCACGGCGGCGCGAGGACGGCCGCTACTTCGTGAAGCCGGTCAGCGGCATCGCCTCCTTCGGAACCTTCCCGCTCACCCCCGACACGACCTGGGCCGACCTGGAACGCATCGCCGCCGAGGCCCACTCCGACACGGTCTACGCCAGCGCCTTCACCACCGACCCCGGCCTCGGCGCCCCCGCGGGTCAGGGACCGCACCCGCGCACGGCCGCGGACAACGGCGCGAAGCAGGATGCGCCCGCGGGTGACCACGTGGGCCTGGGGGTGGACTTCCTCGTCGAGGACTACGTGCCCGGACAGGAGTTCAGCTTCGAGGTGATCGTCGTCGGCGACGAGCCGCACGTGGTGGCCGTGCACGAGAAGTGCGAGGTGACGGAGGCGGCGGGCACCGTGCTCGAGAACGCCTGCGTCAGCCCGCCCACCAGCCTGTCACAGGAGGAGACCGCCGCCGGGATCCGCTGGGTGGCGAGCGTGCTGGACGTCCTCGGTCTGGGCTGGGGCTGTTTCCATGTCGAGGCGCGGCACGCCCCGTCCGGCTGGGATCTGATCGAGGTCAACCCGCGCGTCGGCGGCAGCCTCATCTCGCCCAGCGTGGCAGCGCTGACCGGCGGCCCCGGCCTGCTCGACCTCTGGCTGGACTCCCTGCTCACCGCCCGCCGGCCGGCCGGGTTCCTGAAGACGCTGAAGGGCCTGTCGTTCGAGGCGGACGGCACCACGCAGTGCGCGAACGCGACGTTCTTCCGCGTCTTCTTCGCCGACCCCGGCACGATCCGCGAGGTGGGACCGAACGACGACCTCCCGCTCCAGCCGGTCATGTCGCACGTCCTCCTCAAACCCGGCGACGTCGTGGAGTCGTCCTCGCGCGAGGTGTTCCTCGGCCAGGTGCTCTGGCGCATGGACCGAGCCGACCGGGAGGCGGTCCTGCCCGAGCTGGTACCCGCCTCCGAACGAGCGATCGAGATCGTGTACGGGACGGAGTGCGGATGA
- a CDS encoding 2Fe-2S iron-sulfur cluster-binding protein: protein MTLKKLTILPTGTEILLPVGSPLTEVEYETPQRLIPFGCRSGSCGACVVQVLEGFSSLGEPDDDELDFLEDLGRTGGDHRLACQCRLRGDATVRVADDI, encoded by the coding sequence ATGACCCTGAAAAAGCTGACCATCCTTCCGACGGGAACCGAGATCCTGCTGCCCGTGGGATCTCCCCTCACCGAAGTCGAGTACGAGACCCCGCAGCGGCTCATCCCCTTCGGATGCCGCTCCGGATCGTGCGGCGCGTGCGTCGTGCAGGTGCTGGAGGGCTTCAGCTCCCTCGGCGAACCCGACGACGACGAACTCGACTTCCTCGAAGACCTCGGCCGGACCGGCGGAGACCACCGCCTGGCCTGCCAGTGCCGGCTGCGGGGCGACGCGACCGTCCGCGTCGCCGACGACATCTGA